From one Streptomyces sp. NBC_00654 genomic stretch:
- a CDS encoding Tn3 family transposase encodes MVGQFLEEGRKIEPEDLAHISPYLTEHIKRFGECSTHELGIQPEVYDPKLDVDFTQLRDQDLCAEGFGTAA; translated from the coding sequence ATCGTCGGCCAGTTCCTGGAGGAGGGCCGGAAGATCGAACCGGAGGACCTGGCCCACATCTCGCCGTACCTGACCGAGCACATCAAACGGTTCGGCGAGTGCTCCACCCACGAACTCGGCATCCAGCCCGAGGTGTACGACCCGAAGCTCGACGTCGACTTTACCCAGCTCCGCGACCAGGACCTGTGCGCCGAGGGCTTCGGGACAGCGGCCTGA
- a CDS encoding DUF6461 domain-containing protein gives MPWAWVTDPSTVMWCVTFTRCITPHDVLARYGADSRTAQILTRQQAVQLSGTEGSVLRAGALDDWSFCFEEYGVMGAMSGPLSALSQGTETFSVLRGGDGMNGFACWRDGRCTERFEPGCTHTRPPAPHPWWDAVQEQLDAAGTEYSGLVPVLNAVAHHTEAALDTDTLSGPLLSLFLDDNSRTPDPPRQPHPLQPPGRPLGPALPGLRQPPAVQHTPNVSTIRHTHGLKTEK, from the coding sequence ATGCCGTGGGCATGGGTCACAGATCCGAGTACGGTGATGTGGTGCGTGACCTTCACCCGCTGCATCACACCGCACGACGTGCTGGCCCGGTACGGGGCCGACAGCCGAACCGCCCAGATCCTGACTCGACAGCAGGCCGTACAGCTCAGCGGGACAGAAGGATCGGTGCTACGCGCCGGGGCCCTGGACGACTGGTCGTTCTGCTTCGAGGAGTACGGGGTCATGGGCGCAATGTCCGGCCCCCTGTCGGCACTGTCCCAAGGCACCGAGACCTTCAGCGTCCTACGGGGCGGGGACGGCATGAACGGCTTCGCGTGCTGGCGCGACGGTCGGTGCACCGAGCGTTTCGAGCCCGGCTGCACCCACACCAGACCACCTGCACCACACCCCTGGTGGGACGCGGTGCAGGAACAGCTCGACGCAGCGGGCACGGAGTATTCCGGTCTGGTACCCGTGCTGAACGCTGTAGCCCACCACACCGAGGCGGCGCTCGACACCGACACCCTCAGCGGACCGCTGCTAAGCCTGTTCCTGGACGACAACAGTCGAACCCCCGATCCACCACGTCAGCCGCACCCCCTTCAGCCACCGGGACGTCCACTGGGACCCGCACTGCCCGGGCTGCGTCAGCCACCTGCGGTACAGCACACCCCCAACGTCTCCACCATCCGGCACACCCACGGCCTCAAGACCGAGAAATAA